A segment of the Terribacillus aidingensis genome:
AACTGGTGGACGCAGGGGTAGACGTACTTGTTGTTGATACAGCGCATGGTCACTCCAAAGGTGTTTTGGAGCAGGTGAAAGCGATCAAGGACAAGTTCCCTGAAGTAGATTTGATAGCTGGTAACGTTGCGACAGCTGAAGGTACGCGTGCGCTGATTGAAGCTGGTGCTGACGTCGTAAAAGTTGGTATTGGACCAGGCTCCATTTGTACAACACGTGTTGTAGCTGGTGTAGGCGTACCGCAAATCACTGCTGTGTACGATTGTGCAGCGGAAGCTGAAAAGCATGGTGTCGCTATCATTGCTGACGGCGGAATCAAGTATTCCGGTGATATCGCTAAAGCGATCGCAGCAGGCGGACATGCTGTCATGCTCGGCAGTATGTTTGCAGGTACAACAGAAAGCCCTGGTGAGACTGAAATCTTCCAAGGCCGTCAATATAAAGTGTATCGCGGTATGGGTTCTGTCGGTGCAATGAAATCCGGCTCCAAGGACCGTTACTTCCAAGGTGAAACAGAAGAAGCGAAGAAATTGGTACCAGAAGGCATCGAAGGCCGTGTAGCATACAAAGGATCACTTTCCGATACAGTCCATCAGCTGCTTGGCGGCTTGCGCGCCAGCATGGGCTACTGCGGTGCTCCTGATCTTGATTACTTCCGTGAAAATGCACAGTTCATCCGTATGACTGGTGCAGGATTGCGCGAAAGCCATCCGCACGATATCCAAATCACAAAAGAAGCACCGAACTATTCCGTAAACTAATCATATTTTGAAACGACGCCAAAATCGGCGTCGTTTCTTTTTTATAGTACATAATCTAACAAATAAACAGATTTTTTGCAATATAAATAATATTGTAAAAGTAGGGAGGGTTTGCTAACGTTATGGAGAATTATTAATCTCAAGGGGGAGATGAACGAATGAAAATGAAGAAATCACTTTCAGCAGTAGTACTTATGACGTTGTTAGCACTTATACTCAGCGCTTGTGGAGGGGGAACAGCCGGGGGTTCAGGGGATTCCGGTGAGGAAGAAGGCGGACAGCAATTCATCACGCTGCTCACAGGCGGAACAGAAGGTACATATTATCCGCTTGGCGGAAGTATCGCGGAGATTCTAAATTCCAATGTGGATGATGTAAAAGCGACAGCTACCTCTACTGGTGCCTCAGTGGAGAATATGAATAAATTGAGTGAAGGAAATGATGATATCGTCGCGTTCAGCCAGACTGATATTGCTGCGTATGCATCGGAAGGAACGTTGATGTTTGATGGTCAAGGAATCGATAGCATCCAGGCCATTGGTTCTTTGTATCCGGAAACGATCCAGATTGTCGCTACGGAAGATAGCGGCATACAGACAGTGGAAGATTTAAAAGGCAAAACAGTTTCAATTGGTGCCCCAGGATCAGGAACGAATGCAAGTGCAGAAGATATCCTTGGAATCTACGACATGACAGTGGAAGATATCGAAGTCCAGAATCTTGATTTCGGTGAATCAACAGCTGGTATGCAGGATGGTACCATTGATGCTGCTTTCATTACAGCTGGTACGCCGACAGGGGCAGTAGAAAGTCTTTCAGCAACGACTCCAGTCACGATTGTAGGGCTGGATCAAGATAAAGTGGATCAATTGATCGAAGAGAAGCCTTATTACGCTCCTTACACGATCGAAGCAGGAACATACAGCTTGGAGGAGCCTGTAGAAACAGTTTCTGTAAATGCAATGCTTGTAACTACAGAAGGTATGGATGAGGAACTCGTTTATAACATGACAAAGGCATTGTATGAAAATACAGGAGATATCGGCCATCAAAAGGCAGAATTAATCAAAGCAGAAACAGCTGCTGATGGTGTAAGTATTCCATTCCATCCAGGTGCCCAGCGCTATTTGGAGGAAGCGGGAGTGGAACTGCCTTCTTCCTGATTGAATACAGAAAACGCCGGTAGCTCGTTTACCGGCGTTTTTTTTACAAAAGCAGGTGTACAGAATTGCGATTTCGCATCATTTTTATGATCAGTCTACTGATCATAACACTAGTTGCATTGTACATATTTGTCCCCTTCCGGCATATACTCGCCTGTAAAGATTTGCAAAGTGAGCGTCTCCTGGCTTATTTACCGGTCGAGGATGAAGCGCATGTGAGTATCCGATACACCCATTCCATCCATCGTTCAGATGTGACGGAAGAGTACACAATCAAGCAAACAAGATTATATCCTTTTCAGCTTGTCTACGAAGATACTGCAGTCGGCATGCCAGCAAATGCCAAGCCAGGTGAAACATTCGAGATGAAAGGTGGAAAATATTATATCCGGAATATGAAGGGCTATCAGGATGCTCTTAACCTGACAATCGGAGAAGTGGTGGCAAATCACCAGCTGGTCTATCAGAAGCACAGCTATTCTCTCCAAGACAATATCGGACCAGGTGTCTCCATTAAAATCCAAGCAGAATACACAAATTTATGGGAGCTATGGAAAGGAGAACTGCTTGAATGAACGATAAAGCTACGAACATTGACGTATTATCGGAACAAGAACAACAGCAGCTGATTGAGAAATACGATACCGAATCAAATTTCAGAAAGCTCACAGGAATCATGGCTACTGTCGTCTTTTTCTTATTGCTCGCGTTTTCCTTGTACCAGTTATATACCGCTACATATGGAAATGTACCGACTCAGATTCATCGATCCGTCCACTTAGGATTCGGGCTTGTGTTGATTTATCTGTTATTCCCGGCAAAACGTAAAAGCAAGGATAAACGGATTGCCTGGTATGATTATCTGTTAGCTGCACTTGGATTTTATGTAGGTGCTTATTGGCCGGTCATGTATGACAACATCATTGCCCAAGGCGGGCAGATGACTACACTGGATTTCGTTACAGGAGGAATAGCGGTCCTGCTCGTTCTGGAAGCGACAAGACGTACTGTCGGGCTGCCTATCATCATCATCGCCATCCTCTTCATGGCATATGCTTACTGGGGCAGGCAGCTTCCTGATTTCATCGTCCACCCAGGAGTAGATATAGATACACTCGTCAACTCCCTATTCTTCACAACAGAGGGCATGCTCGGTACGCCGATCGGTGTATCGGCAACGTATATTTTCCTCTTTCTTTTATTCGGTGCATTCCTGGTAAAGACTGGCGTAGGGCAGTATTTCAATGATCTAGCATTACTTGTAGCCGGAAGGAGAATTGGAGGCCCGGCGAAGGTTGCGATATTCTCCAGTGCACTGCAAGGTACGGTAAGCGGGAGCTCGGTAGCAAACGTTGTAACATCGGGATCTTTTACCATTCCAATGATGAAGAGACTTGGTTATTCCAAGAACTTCGCAGGTGCCGTCGAAGCTTCTTCTTCTACAGGAGGTCAAATCATGCCGCCTGTAATGGGGGCCGCAGCCTTCTTGATGGTCGAATTTATCGGTGTGAGTTATTGGACGATTGCCAAAGCGGCAATCATACCGGCTATCCTTTATTTTGCCGGCATCTGGATCATGACGCATTTTGAGGCGAAGCGAACTGGATTGAGAGGCCTCAAAAAAGAAGAACTTCCAAACAAAAAGGAAGTTTTAAGCAAACTATATTTGCTGCTTCCCATAATCGCTATGGTGTTTTATCTGAGCTCGGGTCTCAGCATCATGCGAGCAGCACTGTATGGGATCGTTACATGTGTGCTTGTCGCGTTAATCAGAAAAGAAGTCTACCGTCATCTGTACCCAATCGTATTCGGGGTTGTACTAGTTGCTTATTTGATTTACAGCGGTGTAACCGGTAGCATGTCCATTCAAAATGGTTTGATCATCGCAGCCATTGCAACTATCGTTGTCAGCTATTTCTTCGACCGTAACTTCATGGAGACAATTGAAGCATTAGTGGACGGTGCAAGAACTGCCCTCGGTGTAATTGCAGCGACTGCAGCAGCCGGGATCATCGTTGCAGTCGTTACAAAAACAGGACTTGGTCTGAGCCTTGCGAACAGCTTGGTCGGTCTTGCAAATGAACAGCTATTTTGGACGTTGTTCTTTACGATGATCGCATCCCTCATTCTTGGTATGGGTGCGCCGACGACAGCCAACTACATTATTACATCGACGATTGCTGCACCAGCAATCATCCTGCTTGGAGTCAGTGATCTGCAAGCGCATATGTTTGTTTTCTATTTCGGTATCATGGCTGATATTACACCACCGGTTGCTTTGGCAGCTTTTGCAGCAGCAGGTATGTCTGGAGGACGGCCGATTGCCACCGGGGTCATATCGACAAAACTGGCCATTGCCGCTTTCGTCATTCCGTATATGTTCGTCTTTGCCCCGGAACTGCTGCTGGTTGGCACAAGCAATTATCTAGAGGTTGCTTGGATATTCCTGACTGCTTTTCTTGGCATGATAGTCATTGGTGCCGGAATGATCGGTTATTGGTTCCGAAGATTGTATTGGCCAGAGCGTCTAGTAGCGTTGGCTGCCGGCTTAGCCTTGATCTACCCGGGAGTCTGGACCAGTATTGCTGGTTTAGTTGTTTTCGCTGCTCTAATCGCAATCCAGTACATGTATAAAAGATCTGAAATGAATCAGCCGGTTGCAAGCTGAATTAGAAGCTGCCCTTTCATGAGGGTGGCTTTTTTTCGTTACGTTATTCGGATATAGGTCTGATACAATGTCCTGGAGGTGGAGTGACATGGTTAAAGAACTAATTGATAATGACTGGCAAGATATTCTGCAGGGTGAATTTGAGAAAGACTATTATAAGGAACTGCGAAGCTTTTTAAAAAAAGCATATGAGGAACGGACGATTTATCCGGATATGCACCATATTTACGAAGCATTGCAAGTAACTTCATTTGCCGATACAAAGGTTGTCATCTTAGGACAAGATCCCTATCATGGCCCTAATCAGGCACATGGTCTTAGTTTTTCGGTACAGCCCGAGGTAGCTATCCCGAGATCACTGGTCAACATCTACAAGGAGCTGGCAGATGATATTGGCTGTCCGATTCCGACACATGGGTATTTGAAGCGCTGGGCTGAACAAGGCGTGCTGCTTTTGAACACCGCTTTGACAGTAGAAGCTCACCAGGCAGCATCGCACCGCGGTAAAGGGTGGGAGCACTTCACAGACCGAGTCATTGAGTCATTGAATGAGAAGCAGGATCCTGTTGTCTTCATTCTTTGGGGGAAACATGCCCAAGAAAAGCAGAAGCTGATTGATACGGAGAAGCACTATACACTTACATCGGTTCATCCAAGTCCGCTATCAGCAAGACGTGGTTTCTTTGGCAGCAAGCCATTTTCCAAGACAAACGAGATATTAGAAAATAATGGATTGAAGCCAATTGACTGGTGTATTCCAGACCTGTGAACAAAATGTAGAATCGGTATAAAGTACGTTCCCCTCTGCCTATTGTCTATGGTAAAATAGCGGGGATGCACAGTATCGATTCTATATTTTTGTGGAGGTAGGAAGACTTTGAAACATCTTTTGAAAGCATCGATGATCGGTTTGCTCGCGATGCTGATTACGTTTAACACTTTTCTAGCGAAGCCACTAGACACTCAAGCTGCGGAAGGCTTGGATATTAAAGCGGAATCCGCAATTCTAATAGACGCCAACTCTGGTGAAATATTATATGCGAAGCAGGCAGATCTCACTTTACCTCCAGCAAGTATGACGAAGATGATGTCGGAATATCTCATCTTGGATGCTATTGCAGCAGGAGATATTTCTTGGGATACGACAACACAAGTGAGCGATTATGCGTACAGTATTTCCTCTAATACAGACTTTTCCGGTACAGGACTTACGCAGAACAAGGATTATACAGTTCGCGACCTTTATAACGCGATGGCTATTAACTCCGATAATGCCGCAACAATAGTACTTGCAGAGCTTGTCGGCGGCAGTGAGACGGAATTCGTCAAGATGATGAATGAAAAAGCGAAAGACATTGGTATGAAGGACTATAAATTTGTTAATTCATCCGGTCTTTCTAACTCTGACTTAGGTGATAACCGACCAGAGGGAACAAATGTGAACGATGAAAACCTAATGACTGCAAAGTCCACTGGTATTCTGGCTTATAACTTGATCAAGGATCACCCAGAAGCACTTGAGGTTTCCAGCGTTACACAAACAGATTTTGACGGTAAACAAATCACGAACTGGAACTGGATGCTTCCAAACATGCCTGGCTACTTGGAAGCTTACGGCTATGAAGGCATGGATGGTTTGAAAACAGGTCATACAGACGTAGCAGGCTACTGCTTCACAGGTACGGCTGAACGTGATGGACAGCGATATATAACTGTTGTCATGAAGTCTGCCAGTGAGGAAGCACGCTTCCAGGAAACTGCAAAGCTGCTTGATTACGGCTTCAATCAATTCGAACAAGCTGAACTTTATAAAGCAGGAACAGAAATCAAAGACCATGCTTCTGTACCAGTTGCAAAAGGTAAAGAAGATAGTGTAGCCATTTCAACAAAAGATGCTGTTACTACTTCTGTGAAGAATGGCGAAGAAGATAAATATCATTTGGAATATAAAGTCGATAAGGACAAGCTGAATGCAGATGGCGAATTGGTCGCTCCAGTAAAAAAAGGCGACAAAGTCGGAACTGCGACACTTGTCTATGACGGCGATGACCAAGGCAATATCAACGGCGGCTCCTATACTGTTGACGTTGTAGCATCTGAAGATGTAGAGAAATCAAACTGGTTCATGCTCTCCCTAGGCGCAATCGGTGATTTCTTCGCAGGAATCTTCACTAGCGTTGCTGACACAGTTAAAGGCTGGTTTTAATTAAGAAAAGCGGAAAAGAACGCTTAGAAACGGAGGAATAGGTGAGAAAGCCCGTAATGAGGTGCATTTCCTCATGCAGGGATTAATCGCCTATACCGCAGTTTCTGTTCTTTGCAGCTAGACATAGCAAAAAAGCGGAAGAAGAAAAAGCGGAAAAGACTGAGTCTTTTCCGCTTTTCTCGTATAAAATCCTATTAGGATGTAGAAGCTAGAGCTGGAATTGCATATCATACTTGCATAATTACCTGGAATTAGCTATTCTGTAGGAAGAATAACAACAACGTGATGATAGGAACTAGTAACTTACAGCATGCTTTAAGAGAGTCGATGGCTGGTGAAAATCGATGCAGAGCTGTAAGTGAATCCATCCTGGAATGGTATGGAAACATACCCGGTACAAACCGTTACCTTGTCGAGCCGGAAGACTTATTTGTCTTCAACCAGGGTGGTATCGCGGGTGAAACATCTCGTCCCTTCTTTATAGGGATGAGATGTTTTTTTGTTTAAGAAAAAAGGAGGAAGCACATATGCTGGATTTGAAATTTTTACGTTCAAACTTTGAAGAAGTGAAACAGAAGCTGAAAAATATGGGTGAAGATCTGACTGTCTTAGATAAATTCGGAGATTTGGATGATCGCCGCCGGAAGCTGATCAATGACACAGAGGAACTAAAAGCAAAACGTAATGAGGTATCCAAGCAGATTGCTGTTCTTAAAAAAGAGAAGCAGGATGCCGATGCCCAAATCAAAGAGATGCGCGATGTTGGCGATCAAATCAAAGCATTTGATGAGGAGCTCCGGAGCGTGGAGAATGAGCTGGATATGCTATTATTGTCTATCCCAAATCTTGCGCATGAGAGCGTGCCTGTAGGCGACTCTGAGGACGATAATGTAGAAGCACGTAAATGGGGAGAAGTGCAGCAGAAGGACTTTGAGGAAAAAGCGCACTGGGATCTTGCGGCTGATTTAGGAATTCTGGATTTTGAACGTGCTGCGAAGGTAACAGGAAGCCGTTTTGTATTCTACACAGGTTTAGGTGCCCGTCTGGAGCGAGCTTTGATCAATTTTATGATGGACCTTCACGCTGATGAACATGGTTATCAGGAAATGCTGCCTCCTTATATGGTGAACAGAGCAAGCATGACAGGAACAGGTCAGCTGCCAAAGTTTGAAGAGGATGCTTTCAAGGTAGAAGGCTGGGATTACTTCCTCGTTCCTACAGCTGAGGTACCTGTAACGAACTATTACCGAGAAGAAATATTGAAAGGGGAACAGCTTCCGCAAAAATTCACTGCATTCAGCGCTTCCTTCCGTTCTGAAGCAGGATCTGCCGGCCGTGATACACGCGGTTTGATTCGTCAGCATCAATTTAACAAAGTTGAGCTTGTTCAATTTGTTAAGCCAGAAGAATCTTATAATGTGCTGGAAGAAATCACAGGCCATGCAGAGAAAGTCTTGCAGCTTCTTGGTCTTCCGCACCGAGTGGTTACATTATGTACGGGAGATCTTGGTTTCTCTTCTGCAAAAACGTATGATATCGAGGTGTGGCTGCCTAGCGGTGGTACGTATCGCGAGATTTCCTCTGTATCAAACTTCGAGGACTTCCAAGCGCGTCGTGCTGGCATCCGTTTCAAACGAGATGACAAGAGCAAGCCAGAATTCGTTCATACATTGAATGGATCAGGTTTGGCATTAGGCCGAACGGTTGCTGCTATCCTGGAGAATTACCAGCAGGCTGATGGATCCGTGAAGATTCCAGAAGTGTTGGTACCTTATATGGGTGGTAAAACAGAAATCCGCTAAAAGCGGCAGCCTTGACACCAAACTTAAAAATATGGTGAGATAGCTTTTGGAGACAAAAGCATGGAGGGGTACCCAAGTCCGGCTGAAGGGATCGGTCTCGAAAACCGACAGGGGCTTAACGGCTCGCGGGGGTTCGAATCCCCCCTCCTCCGCCATTTTTTCATATTTTGTTGACATATTGGTATCCTATATGATATATTAGTCCTTGTCTTACGGAGGAATACCCAAGTTTGGCTGAAGGGATCGGTCTTGAAAACCGACAGGGGCTTAACGGCTCGCGGGGGTTCGAATCCCTCTTCCTCCGCCATATATTTTACAAACGCATAAAATTGGAGATATATAAAATCGTTACGTTCATCGTAACGATTTTTTTTATATATTGACTTCTATTATGAAGCATCGGATAATACTACAAACTTGTTTCACGTGGAACGGAGGCATTTATGAAGAAAATAGCATTTGTAGGCGCAGGCGCAATGGCTGAAGCGCTTGTTAAAGGATTGATCACAGTAGAGCTGCTCCCAGCGGAAGATATATGGCTGACGAATCATGCTAATGAGGAGAGATTGCACGAATTGCACACAGCGTACGGTGTAACGGTTACGCGTGATCAGACAGATCTCTTGAAAGATGCTGATGTCATTATGCTATCAATGAAACCGAAAGATGCGGAGGCTGCATTATCGTCTTTAAAAGCAGCAAAGCTTGAGCCAGGACAAGTTATTGTATCTATATTGGCAGGAATTCACACATCTTTCTTGGAAAGCTATCTCCCGTTCAATCAGCCGGTAGTTCGCGCTATGCCTAATACCTCTGCTACAATTCTCGAGGCTGCTACAGCTATCGCTGCAGGAGTTCATGCAGGTAGTGAGGAAATGAAGAATGTAAGCAGGCTGTTCAAGACTGTTGGAGAAGTTGTAGAGGTAGCAGAAGAGGATATGGATGCTGTCACAGCCATTTCTGGCAGCGGTCCGGCTTATCTATATTACATGATGGAGGCTTTGGAGGAAGCAAGCTCTCAAGTCGGTCTTGATGAGAATGTTGGCAAACAACTATTGATCCAGACCTTCAAAGGGGCTGCGAAGATGCTTGAGCAGTCTGATTTAACCCCAGCTCAGCTGCGTGCGAACATTACTAGTGCTGGTGGTACGACCGCAGCAGGTATTAGCGTATTAGAAGAGCAAGGCGTCAAAATCGCCATTCAAGCATGCATAAAAGCAGCAGCCGACCGATCGAAGGAAATGGGACAAGCATTCAATAAATAAAAAATCCGCCTTTGAAGGCGGATTTTTTTATTTGGAAGGCTGATGGGATGTCCATTTACGGGAGTGCTGGATAAAGTGTCCGACTTTCTCCAGAATCGGTTCAATGGACGTATTTGGATTCAGTAAATCATAGTCTGCTATATTCACTCGCAATACCGGACAAGCATTGAAATCATTGATCCATTTATCGTAGCGATGGAACATCTCTTCCCAATAGCTGATCGGTGTTTGCTGTTCCATTTCCCGACCGCGCTGCTTGATACGGCTGATGATATGATCGAAGGATCCCTCCAAGTAAATCAGCAAGTCTGGATGAGGGAAGTAAGGTGTCATCACCATCGCATCAAAGAGGGAACGGTATGTTTCATAGTCGACCTTGGACATATTTCCTTCTTCATACGCCATCCGAGCAAAAATACCAGTATCTTCATAGATGGAACGATCTTGTATAAAGCCGCCGCCATATTCGAAAATTCTTTTTTGCTCTTTGAAGCGTTCAGCTAGAAAGTAGACTTGAAGGTGGAAGCTCCAGCGTTCAAAGTCAGCATAATATTTATCCAAGTAGGGATTTCCATCCACTTTCTCAAAGCTCGTCCGAAACTGTAACGCATCTGCCAAGGCTTGTGTCATTGTCGATTTTCCGACACCTACAGTACCTGCAATGGTGATTACACTGTCTGCAGGTATATGGTATTTCTCTCTAAGGTTCATGATGATGTTACTCCTTTATCCAAGTGAGAGGAGATCCTGTCACAAATATACTTCCAATCCTGCTCGTTCTTCACAAAATCCAACTCATCCCCGCTTAATCGAAGCACAGGTATGTCTGGGTTTTCTTGTTCAAAACGATCCATGAAGGTTTGGTAATCAGCAGATAGCTGCTTTAAGTAGTCCGGCTGGATATGCTGTTCTTCTTTTCGGTCACGCATTTCGATCCGTTCAAGCAATGTTTCCAAGCTGGCATCCAAATAGATGACCATATTAGGCAGCGCGATATCCTCTGTAAGAATAGAGAAAATCTTGCTGTATTTATCAAACTCCGGTGCAGCAAGTGTACGCTGGGCAAAAATCATATTCTTTGCGATATGATAATCTGCGACCACCGGTTGATTCTGTGAAAGATAGTCCTTGCGAATATCATTCAGCTGTTTGTAACGGTTCGTTAAAAAGAACATTTCCAGCTGAAAGCTCCATTCCTCGATATTCTCATAAAATTTGCCTAGGAACGGGTTTTCTTCTACAATCTCCTTCAGCAGTTCATACTGAAAGTGTTCTGCGATTCTTTTAGCCAATGATGTCTTTCCGACACCGATTGGACCTTCCACTGCAATAAATGGCAGCTCGTGCATGATGTATCCTCCAAACTCAAACGTTGTATGGCAAATAAATATAGTTTACCATAGAAGGGCTATTGCTTCGATACAGTGAAGGAAGAAACTAGTGGAAAATGCGACAGACTTTGCAAGCTTTCCCGATTCAGTTATAATATAGTATGTCGTGGCTCCGTAGCTCAGGGGATAGAGCATCGGTTTCCTAAACCGTGTGTCGCAAGTTCGAATCTTGCCGGGGCCGTCTGTATACCACTATGTAGCGGTTTAAGCTGTTTCTCTCTCGCGTTAGCTAAACCGAAGGGATACGGTTTCATACCGTCCTCATATTACCGAACATTAACGTCATTTTACGTTCCTTATCCGTATTGGAATAAGTTACGAAAGGTGGCGTTTTTGTTTTGCCCTCAAACAGTCGCAAAGGTAAACCCATTGTTACTACTCGTAAGGCACGAGAAATTAGTGACTACATTCCTTTGCAATCAACAATAGAAGAAGCATTCAAAAGCTTTCTATCGCTAAAGAAAAGCCTTGGCGTTCGGAATCGAACTGTTTCTGACTATCATCATTTGATGGATTACTTCGTCTCATGGCTAAATGTAAGTCATCCGGAAATAGGAATGATAGATGAGATTAGTACAGCAATTATCCGAGAGTACCTTCTTTACTTACGAGAGGAAAGGTATAACGACCGTACAAAGAGTGTAGGGTTATCGCCATTCACTATAAACGTGCGGATACGCTTCTTGAAGACGTTCTTCAATGCGTTATACAAGGTAGAAATCATTAATAAGAACCCGGCTAGGAACATTCAGCTTATGAAGGTCGATGAAGACGGGCTAGAACCTCTCACAGATGAAGAAGTCAACAAGCTTATAAGCGTTCCGGATGAACGGTATTATGCCCAGTTTAGGGACTTAGTAATGATGTATCTCATGTTGGATACTGGTATGCGGATAAACGAAGTATGCGAACTTGAAAATCATGATATTGACTTCAAGACGAGGGCTATAATCTTGCCCGCTGCTAAGAACAAGAATCGTAAGCCAAGAATCCTCCCACTTTCAAATCAAGTAGTAAAGCTACTTTTGGAGTTGGTGGCAGAAAACAAAGCTAACTTTGATACGGAGTATGTCTTCGTTTCGAATATAGGTACACGGTACAACCCTAATTCTTTTCGGAAGAGGTTGAACAACTACAAAGACATAGCAGGTATAACGAAGCGGGTTTCACCCCATGTATTTCGTCATATGTTTTGTAGGAACTACATTCTGAATGGTGGCGATATATTCACGTTACAAAGGATTGTAGGACATGCAGACATATCTACAACACGTAAGTACATCCAACTACTTAACTAGAACCAATAACTAGAACCATATAACAATAACCAATAACAAGAGGGAAGGGGATTACACCCCTTCCTTTTACCATATTAGCGAATTAAATGAGGTTGTTTACAATACAAGAGGATTAACATCGCAATGATAATATTCCATTTGATATAATTGGTAAAAAATGAAGGAAGAGTTAAAATGAACAATCAAACCATTGAGATTTTATCTGCAGTTAAGACTGGATTGATGGATGCTTATATTAGGTTTATAGATGAAGCCGTTTATTGGGATATTGTTTCAGATGAAGATTATCGTACAGCAAGAAGAATCATTAGAACTTTATGCGAGAAAGTGGGCATGGAAGTACCTAATTTTGTAGAGGAAAGCCTTACAGTAGAGGAGTTTTGTAGATACTTAAGTCAAGAGAGTTATGGAGGGTACGGTGATAATGCGTTAGAAATTACAGCTTTGTTTAACAAGCTAATTTCCTATCTGGACGATAATATGTATGAGGTTCAGATTATTAAGGTTGAAAGTGATATCCCGAAAGAATTGAAGTTCGATAGTATTATAGATGACTTAATGAATTGTGAAACAAGAATAGACGTTGGTGATTATTCTGGGGCAATTACTTCAGCGCGTTCAATGGTTGAGGGAGTATGTAAGGAGATATTAATAAAATGTGGTGTTAAGGAGATTAGCTACAACAGTGTACCTAGTTTATTTGATAAAGTGAGAAAGGTTTTGAACTTAGACCCAAGTGATGAAAGCTTAGATAAGCCTTTGAAGCAGATTATCAGTGGGTTAAACAAGACCGTAGGGGGACTAAATGAGATTAGAAACAAGGTTGGGGACGGGCATGCGGGTAGAAGAAGACCTACTCTTCATCATGCAGTACTAGCGGTAAACGCTGCAAAAACAATTACAAATTTTCTGTTCCATACTTTGGAGTATCAAAAAGAAAAAGGTACCATCGCTATAGTAAGTGAGGAGAGATAAGATGACAGTAGATAAAGATTTATTGTATTTAAAAGATGCACTAAGTAATAAAACACTTAAGAAACTCAGTAAAATTCCAAAGAAGTGTTATAAGTACGCACTGGTAGCAGTTTTTCTTAATATCATTAACAGAAAGCACGTTACTAGAGGTCAAGCAACGAATCTAAAGATAGTAGACGGTATACGAAATTACCCAAAGCTTTATAGCCAATCTAATTTGGATAACATTAGTGATACAGTAGTTGAGACACTAAAAGCAACAGGATTCTATAACGCCG
Coding sequences within it:
- a CDS encoding abortive infection family protein, with translation MNNQTIEILSAVKTGLMDAYIRFIDEAVYWDIVSDEDYRTARRIIRTLCEKVGMEVPNFVEESLTVEEFCRYLSQESYGGYGDNALEITALFNKLISYLDDNMYEVQIIKVESDIPKELKFDSIIDDLMNCETRIDVGDYSGAITSARSMVEGVCKEILIKCGVKEISYNSVPSLFDKVRKVLNLDPSDESLDKPLKQIISGLNKTVGGLNEIRNKVGDGHAGRRRPTLHHAVLAVNAAKTITNFLFHTLEYQKEKGTIAIVSEER